The following proteins are co-located in the Perca fluviatilis chromosome 22, GENO_Pfluv_1.0, whole genome shotgun sequence genome:
- the vopp1 gene encoding vesicular, overexpressed in cancer, prosurvival protein 1 produces MRNPLSEVALTLWLFLECVEAKKYCWYFEGGYPIYFICRSYEDCCGTRCCVRALSIQRLWYFWVLLMMGVLFCCGAGFFVRRRMYPSPLRDEPAFNVSFTRQPVSTPVSQQPGGMQGFGVNGMTGGDTGVTMTHPAQPGSAHMMMGAYPPPPSYCNHPPPSYEQIFQNSDKK; encoded by the exons ATGAGGAATCCACTGTCCGAAGTGGCCCTGACATTATGGCTATTTCTGGAG TGTGTAGAAGCCAAAAAGTACTGCTGGTATTTTGAAGGCGGATACCCCATCTACTTCAT ATGTCGCTCCTATGAGGATTGCTGTGGGACTCGCTGCTGTGTGAGAGCCCTGTCCATCCAGAGACTATGGTACTTCTG GGTGCTGCTGATGATGGGAGTATTGTTCTGCTGTGGTGCTGGCTTCTTTGTCCGCAGAAGAATGTATCCATCCCCTCTGAGAGACGAGCCAGCTTTCAACGTCTCCTTCACCAGGCAGCCTGTCAGCACACCAG TTTCCCAGCAGCCAGGGGGTATGCAGGGTTTTGGGGTTAACGGGATGACAGGTGGCGACACAGGGGTTACCATGACACACCCGGCACAGCCTGGCTCCGCCCATATGATGATGGGCGCCTACCCTCCACCTCCGTCCTACTGCAACCACCCGCCTCCGTCCTACGAACAAATATTTCAAAACAGCGACAAGAAGTAA